The proteins below are encoded in one region of Triticum aestivum cultivar Chinese Spring chromosome 1B, IWGSC CS RefSeq v2.1, whole genome shotgun sequence:
- the LOC123148151 gene encoding alkylbase DNA glycosidase-like protein mag2 produces MGEQSLSQPFPHPLSPSPAASAAATPPATALVVPPSASRPKKKARSSGSNPAPKKPRLVPSVRGRPLSADGEVDAAIRHLRAADPALAPVIDAHDPPSFHCPHPPFHSLVRSVLYQQLAFKAAASVYSRFIALVGGEAGVLPDAVLALSPEQLRQIGVSARKASYLHDLARKYASGILSDDSIVAMDDRSLAAMLTMVNGIGAWSVHMFMIFSLARPDVLPSADLGIRKGVQMLYGLEDVPRPSQMEKLCERWRPYRSVAAWYMWRLIESKAAQTAAAMPVVPTAMPAPGEEFMLQQHQQQQHHHQHQQQQQQAAIQMLDPVQMLPGLG; encoded by the coding sequence ATGGGCGAGCAATCCCTCTCCCAGCCCTTTCCCCATCCCctctccccgtcgcccgccgcatCCGCCGCCGCTACGCCGCCAGCCACCGCCCTCGTCGTCCCCCCCTCCGCTTCCCGCCCCAAGAAGAAGGCCCGGTCGTCCGGCTCCAACCCGGCGCCCAAGAAGCCCCGCCTGGTGCCGTCCGTCCGGGGCCGGCCCCTCTCGGCCGACGGCGAGGTGGACGCGGCCATCCGCCACCTGCGCGCGGCCGACCCGGCCCTGGCCCCCGTCATCGACGCGCACGACCCCCCGTCGTTCCACTGCCCGCATCCCCCATTTCACTCCCTCGTCCGATCCGTTCTCTACCAGCAGCTCGCCTTCAAGGCCGCCGCCTCCGTCTACTCCCGGTTCATCGCGCTCGTCGGGGGCGAGGCCGGCGTGCTCCCGGACGCCGTCCTCGCGCTCTCCCCCGAGCAGCTCCGCCAAATCGGGGTCTCCGCGCGCAAGGCGTCCTACCTCCATGACCTCGCCCGCAAGTACGCGTCGGGGATCCTCTCCGACGACAGCATCGTCGCCATGGACGACCGCTCCCTCGCCGCAATGCTCACCATGGTCAACGGCATCGGCGCCTGGAGCGTCCACATGTTCATGATCTTCTCCCTGGCGCGCCCGGATGTGCTCCCCTCCGCGGATCTCGGGATCCGCAAGGGCGTGCAGATGCTGTATGGGCTGGAGGATGTGCCCCGGCCGTCGCAGATGGAGAAGCTCTGCGAGCGCTGGCGCCCTtaccgctccgtcgccgcctggtACATGTGGCGGCTCATCGAGTCCAAGGCGGCACAGACGGCAGCGGCCATGCCTGTCGTGCCAACTGCAATGCCTGCGCCTGGTGAGGAGTTCATGCTCCAGcaacaccagcagcagcagcaccaccatcagcatcagcagcaacaacaacaagctGCCATCCAAATGCTCGATCCGGTTCAGATGCTTCCAGGATTGGGGTGA